A section of the Neorhodopirellula lusitana genome encodes:
- a CDS encoding SAM-dependent methyltransferase, whose amino-acid sequence MVVSQFQDQAISWEEDYNTRVNPTLMTRLLHNAIPVLKSVDWHIKEVQEGVCVSELPLCVASTNQHGTHQAALISLSADYTGGLALATLLRGVPLAGIHRCRNEDSASLWLAAMDVKYRNPSTGHLKASCVVPEETARMVKQRYFAGKRVLVTLPVKFTSQGEVIAEAEMKYFAQPSIQLHPTKQQPRISPLYKQKLKASARMIAGLRASFDDRGMRLDVGHEREAAGPHGELLAKRLHGVLPQLQDMVKARTAHIDQTLQSVPDLKQVVILGVGLDMRPFRMSEELGNPTFFELDLPEMLEERNRVISQMQDRPTINRRTIAADFKTDDIADLLLQHPDYSPTLPTVVVFEGCSMYFAAEENREILTATSKAIQHPSSRLWCDIVTEGVVNGTSQHPEIDSFLEGMEELGERFIFGCDQPDSFLQDCGFEDSRATTAGDFLGTSDRSFSTYQFVVSNARSLNKNLTQAVC is encoded by the coding sequence ATGGTCGTTTCACAGTTTCAAGATCAAGCAATTTCCTGGGAAGAAGATTACAACACCCGAGTCAACCCGACACTGATGACTCGGCTTCTACACAATGCCATCCCCGTCCTGAAATCAGTGGACTGGCACATCAAAGAAGTGCAAGAAGGCGTTTGCGTTTCCGAACTACCGCTTTGCGTCGCCTCGACGAATCAGCACGGCACGCATCAAGCTGCCCTAATTTCGTTGTCAGCCGACTACACCGGAGGACTCGCCTTAGCCACCTTGCTGCGAGGTGTACCGCTAGCGGGAATCCACCGTTGCCGGAACGAAGATTCGGCTTCGTTGTGGCTGGCGGCGATGGATGTCAAGTATCGAAATCCGAGCACGGGTCACCTCAAAGCGAGTTGCGTGGTCCCGGAAGAGACAGCCCGGATGGTAAAGCAACGGTACTTCGCCGGAAAACGCGTCCTGGTCACTCTACCGGTCAAGTTCACTTCCCAAGGTGAGGTGATTGCTGAAGCGGAGATGAAATACTTCGCACAACCTTCGATTCAACTTCATCCAACGAAGCAACAACCTCGCATCTCGCCTTTGTACAAGCAAAAGCTGAAAGCTTCCGCTCGCATGATCGCGGGACTACGCGCTTCCTTCGACGATCGCGGCATGCGATTGGATGTCGGACACGAACGAGAGGCAGCGGGGCCTCACGGCGAGTTGCTTGCCAAGCGACTCCACGGAGTGCTCCCTCAATTGCAGGACATGGTGAAGGCAAGAACCGCTCACATCGACCAAACACTCCAAAGCGTTCCCGATCTTAAGCAAGTCGTGATCCTGGGTGTCGGGCTGGACATGCGACCCTTCCGGATGTCCGAAGAATTGGGGAACCCCACATTTTTCGAACTGGATCTTCCCGAGATGCTGGAGGAACGCAATCGCGTCATCTCACAAATGCAAGATCGCCCCACAATCAACCGCCGCACGATTGCCGCTGACTTCAAGACCGACGACATCGCCGACCTGCTTTTGCAGCATCCGGACTATTCACCAACGCTGCCTACCGTCGTGGTGTTCGAAGGGTGCTCAATGTACTTTGCAGCGGAGGAGAACCGTGAGATCTTGACGGCCACGTCCAAGGCAATCCAGCACCCTTCCAGTCGTTTGTGGTGTGACATCGTTACCGAGGGTGTTGTCAACGGAACTTCACAACACCCCGAAATTGACAGTTTCCTCGAAGGCATGGAAGAACTGGGCGAACGTTTCATCTTCGGCTGCGATCAACCTGATAGTTTCCTGCAAGACTGCGGTTTTGAAGACTCCCGTGCCACCACGGCAGGCGATTTCTTGGGCACTTCGGACCGATCTTTCTCGACGTATCAGTTCGTCGTGTCGAACGCGAGGTCACTGAATAAAAACCTGACACAAGCGGTCTGCTAA
- a CDS encoding arylamine N-acetyltransferase family protein has product MDLNRYFERIGHHDQVACTLSTLRSIVFAHATSIPFESLDPLAGIRISLDAEAIFDKLIRRRRGGYCFEQNALLAAALREVGFEVEELSARVWYNNFDGTTPPRTHVFLAVTVDGTRWLADCGVGGSTPTGLMELDRIGEAQELLGETRRIVSMDERLVPTSMHQVRHGDQWSDVYEFTGETMPKIDQEMGNWWTSSHPDSKFRKNLIVALLNRDGTRCSIVNNEFLHRRGAEVVQRIHIGSRGQLSDLLRDRFGLELPANADVSPLLG; this is encoded by the coding sequence ATGGATTTGAATCGTTACTTCGAGCGAATCGGGCATCACGATCAGGTCGCCTGCACCTTGTCGACGCTACGCTCGATCGTGTTTGCTCACGCCACGTCGATTCCGTTTGAGAGCCTCGATCCGCTAGCTGGAATTCGTATTTCGCTCGATGCCGAAGCGATCTTTGACAAGCTGATTCGCCGGCGTCGTGGAGGCTACTGCTTTGAGCAGAACGCGTTGTTGGCGGCTGCTTTGCGAGAGGTCGGATTTGAGGTTGAGGAACTATCGGCTCGGGTTTGGTACAACAATTTTGATGGTACAACACCGCCGCGAACGCACGTGTTTCTTGCCGTAACCGTGGATGGCACCCGTTGGCTTGCCGATTGTGGTGTGGGTGGCTCGACACCAACTGGTTTGATGGAATTAGACCGGATCGGTGAGGCCCAAGAACTGCTCGGCGAGACTCGACGGATCGTCTCAATGGATGAACGTTTGGTACCCACTTCCATGCATCAAGTTCGGCATGGTGATCAATGGAGCGACGTGTACGAGTTCACTGGCGAGACGATGCCGAAGATTGACCAGGAAATGGGGAACTGGTGGACGAGCAGTCACCCGGATTCGAAGTTCCGTAAGAACTTGATCGTCGCACTGTTGAATCGCGATGGCACTCGTTGCAGTATCGTGAACAACGAATTCCTGCATCGACGCGGAGCGGAAGTCGTGCAACGCATTCACATTGGGAGTCGCGGTCAGTTAAGCGATCTGCTGCGTGATCGTTTCGGGCTTGAGTTGCCCGCCAACGCCGACGTCAGTCCCCTGTTGGGTTAA
- a CDS encoding sialate O-acetylesterase translates to MSRFMIVLAFAMLLPAAAQAELSVPNFFSDHMVLQRERAASIWGKATPGAEVIVGFKDNNSTVKTGDDGRWRVGVETGKADATGADLTIQSGDDSITLHDVLVGEVWFASGQSNMAFTMNRVPAYADLIAKADHPQIRMFNAQSAVSVEPKDDIRGEWTLCNPESVPSYSAVAFFFARKLHTELDIPIGVIKSAWGGKPVETFTSREALNTLPGTKALVDAVIQADAKYDEAKSQVAYQARLDQWTAAAKAQRKLPADQRKKLPRKPTKPKRPLATEGKPGVLFNSMIHPFVGYTMRGAIWYQGEANAKPGAVPYDQTLPLMIRDWRERWNDDLSFYFVQLANFHQPSTEPGTPDLWALLQDRMRLILDTTPKTGMATINDVGEANDIHPKNKQAPGERLARWALVKDYGKDLVYSGPLFRSSNVNGNAIEVTFDQAGEGLKSRNNEQLKRFEIAGQDRVWHWADAKVEGTDSVLVSSEEVPNPVAVRYAWAANPEGANLVNSEGLPASIFRTDDWDDVEPIVEQKAKPRQATRRELAK, encoded by the coding sequence ATGTCCCGATTCATGATCGTGCTCGCTTTCGCGATGCTGCTTCCGGCTGCCGCGCAAGCCGAGCTTTCCGTGCCGAATTTCTTCAGCGATCACATGGTGCTGCAGCGTGAGCGGGCCGCCTCCATCTGGGGAAAAGCGACTCCCGGTGCTGAGGTGATTGTCGGCTTCAAAGACAACAATTCGACTGTAAAAACGGGTGACGATGGTCGATGGCGTGTTGGCGTCGAAACAGGAAAAGCGGACGCAACCGGCGCGGATCTAACGATTCAGTCGGGCGACGACAGCATCACCCTTCATGACGTGTTGGTCGGTGAAGTTTGGTTCGCGTCGGGCCAATCCAACATGGCCTTCACGATGAACCGCGTGCCGGCATACGCCGACCTGATCGCCAAGGCTGACCATCCACAAATCCGCATGTTCAATGCGCAATCGGCCGTTTCCGTCGAGCCTAAGGACGACATCAGAGGCGAGTGGACTCTTTGCAATCCGGAATCGGTTCCCAGCTACTCGGCCGTCGCCTTCTTTTTCGCTCGCAAGCTGCACACGGAGCTCGACATTCCGATTGGTGTGATCAAGTCGGCATGGGGCGGCAAGCCGGTCGAGACCTTTACCAGCCGCGAAGCGTTGAACACACTCCCGGGCACCAAAGCCCTGGTCGATGCGGTCATCCAAGCCGACGCGAAGTATGACGAGGCGAAGTCACAAGTTGCCTACCAAGCCCGACTGGATCAATGGACCGCGGCCGCCAAAGCGCAACGCAAGCTACCCGCCGATCAACGCAAAAAGCTGCCCCGGAAGCCAACCAAGCCCAAGCGTCCGCTGGCTACCGAGGGCAAACCAGGTGTGCTATTCAATTCGATGATCCATCCCTTTGTTGGCTACACAATGCGAGGTGCGATTTGGTACCAAGGGGAAGCCAACGCGAAACCAGGAGCCGTCCCCTACGACCAAACGTTGCCGCTGATGATTCGCGACTGGCGAGAACGCTGGAACGATGACCTGTCGTTTTACTTTGTCCAACTCGCCAACTTCCACCAACCTTCGACGGAGCCTGGCACCCCTGACCTTTGGGCATTGCTACAAGATCGCATGCGTTTGATTCTCGACACCACGCCCAAAACAGGCATGGCCACGATCAACGACGTGGGCGAAGCGAATGACATCCACCCAAAGAACAAGCAGGCCCCTGGTGAGCGTCTGGCACGCTGGGCTCTAGTGAAAGACTATGGGAAGGACTTGGTTTACTCCGGCCCGCTATTCAGATCCAGCAACGTAAACGGCAATGCCATTGAAGTCACATTCGACCAGGCTGGCGAAGGGCTGAAGTCTCGAAACAACGAACAGCTGAAACGATTTGAGATCGCCGGCCAAGACCGAGTTTGGCACTGGGCGGATGCCAAAGTCGAGGGCACGGACAGCGTCCTGGTCAGCAGCGAGGAAGTCCCGAATCCGGTTGCCGTGCGATACGCATGGGCCGCCAATCCGGAGGGAGCCAACTTGGTCAACAGCGAAGGCTTGCCAGCCTCCATTTTCCGTACCGACGACTGGGACGACGTTGAACCGATTGTCGAGCAAAAGGCAAAGCCGCGGCAAGCGACTCGCCGCGAACTGGCAAAGTAG
- a CDS encoding metal-dependent hydrolase — protein sequence MDIVTHALIGSVAAAGALESHPAFAVGLVAGNVVPDLDAFSRVAGKQAFLRFHQTYTHSVGAMGLVAGSALVLMVVGQPVWAELAFGLVTGMLMHVGLDLTNSYGVRCLWPFSSKRFALDWIFFIDAVILAYTLLAGVLIALFMSNEVGRAGGSIAYVVGLVCIVLVRAWLAKRARAKVCSSGLPAESISIIPTTWSPRKFLVCRDQGDRAWLSTLDGISGIETEDQSVSILDVGLSGKVTQSREWTTMRQLSSFFHAVKQEEASDGREVECRDLRIRNFNTRFGTLTVRLDEFDEVVSKKWEV from the coding sequence ATGGACATTGTCACTCACGCACTCATTGGTTCAGTTGCAGCGGCTGGCGCGCTGGAGAGTCATCCAGCGTTTGCGGTGGGTTTGGTTGCGGGAAACGTGGTCCCAGACCTCGATGCGTTTTCCCGAGTCGCCGGCAAACAGGCTTTCCTGCGTTTTCACCAGACCTACACGCACTCAGTCGGGGCGATGGGACTGGTCGCGGGATCAGCCTTGGTCCTGATGGTCGTGGGCCAGCCCGTCTGGGCAGAGTTGGCGTTCGGGTTAGTGACCGGAATGTTGATGCACGTTGGTTTGGACCTGACCAACTCGTATGGCGTACGATGTCTTTGGCCGTTTTCGTCAAAGCGGTTTGCACTCGATTGGATCTTTTTCATTGACGCCGTCATCCTTGCTTACACGTTGCTCGCAGGCGTTCTCATTGCGTTGTTCATGAGCAACGAGGTTGGTCGGGCTGGTGGCTCCATTGCATACGTGGTTGGTTTGGTGTGCATCGTTTTGGTGCGAGCTTGGCTTGCGAAACGGGCGCGAGCCAAGGTTTGCAGTTCGGGTTTGCCCGCGGAATCGATCTCGATCATCCCAACGACATGGTCGCCGAGGAAATTTCTTGTTTGCCGCGACCAAGGCGATCGTGCTTGGTTGTCGACGCTGGATGGGATTAGCGGTATCGAAACGGAAGACCAAAGCGTCTCGATTCTTGATGTGGGGTTGTCGGGAAAGGTCACACAGTCAAGAGAGTGGACAACGATGCGTCAACTGTCTTCCTTTTTCCATGCCGTGAAGCAAGAGGAGGCAAGCGATGGCCGCGAGGTGGAGTGTCGGGATCTTCGTATCCGGAATTTCAATACTCGGTTTGGGACGTTGACGGTTCGTCTTGATGAATTCGATGAGGTCGTTTCAAAGAAGTGGGAAGTTTGA
- a CDS encoding nucleotidyltransferase domain-containing protein — MAANDRIAHPAGAVGVIVRAPVDRTHAYRIKFSDGFEAAIHHDQLVRLSEFKSGQIRDNDAPLASAGLYRRVIYRCVIGSRAYGLEDDASDTDRRGIYLPSADLHWSLYGVPEQLENDETQEVYWELQKFIVLALKANPNVLECLYSPIVENVTPLGEELLAMREAFLSKLVFQTFSGYVASQFKKMQTDIRNQGRVKWKHVMHLVRLLLSGTHVLREGVMVVEVGDYRERLLTIKRGEMSFGDADEWRKRLQSDFESAFKTTALPDRPNYERANAFLIRARRRAIDSELP, encoded by the coding sequence ATGGCGGCGAACGATCGGATTGCACATCCTGCGGGTGCGGTCGGTGTCATCGTGCGTGCTCCGGTCGATCGCACGCATGCGTATCGGATCAAGTTCAGCGACGGGTTCGAGGCTGCGATTCATCACGACCAGTTGGTTCGTCTATCGGAGTTTAAATCGGGCCAGATTCGCGATAACGATGCACCGCTGGCGAGCGCCGGATTGTACCGGCGAGTCATCTATCGCTGCGTGATCGGGTCGAGAGCCTACGGCCTGGAGGATGACGCATCGGACACCGATCGCCGTGGCATCTATCTGCCGTCGGCTGACCTGCATTGGTCGCTGTATGGCGTCCCCGAACAATTGGAGAATGATGAAACGCAAGAGGTCTATTGGGAACTGCAAAAGTTCATTGTGTTGGCACTGAAGGCGAACCCCAACGTCTTGGAATGTCTCTATTCACCCATCGTCGAGAACGTCACACCGCTCGGCGAAGAGTTGCTTGCGATGCGAGAAGCATTCTTGTCGAAGCTCGTCTTTCAAACGTTTTCCGGATACGTCGCGTCGCAGTTCAAAAAGATGCAGACGGATATTCGCAATCAAGGCCGCGTGAAGTGGAAACACGTCATGCACCTGGTCCGGTTGCTGTTGTCGGGAACGCATGTTCTGCGTGAAGGTGTGATGGTCGTCGAGGTTGGCGATTACCGAGAACGACTGCTCACAATCAAACGTGGCGAGATGTCATTCGGTGACGCGGATGAATGGCGGAAACGATTGCAATCCGATTTTGAGTCCGCTTTTAAAACCACGGCACTCCCCGATCGCCCCAACTACGAACGCGCCAATGCGTTTCTGATCCGAGCACGCCGGCGAGCTATTGATTCTGAACTTCCGTAG
- a CDS encoding nucleotidyltransferase domain-containing protein — translation MTIDYDKMMQHVSMHPHPLLFATISGAHLYGFPSADSDFDLRGVHLLPIETVLGLDDGDQTVEKEGIFDGLEIDLVTHDVAKFFGLMLRRNGYVLEQIFSPLVVFATDEFEELKSIAAGCITKHHAHHYLGFAATQWKLFAKESPPRVKPLLYVYRVLLTGIHLMRTGEVEANLVRLNETSKLSFLDDLIAQKQTGPEKGTLTAADLDFHTQHYERLTAELEAAHNDCSLPDQPSARPALNDLLVRLRLQTIS, via the coding sequence ATGACGATTGACTACGACAAGATGATGCAGCACGTCAGCATGCATCCACATCCGCTGCTGTTTGCCACGATTAGCGGCGCGCACCTTTACGGATTCCCATCGGCTGATTCCGACTTCGATCTTCGGGGCGTTCACTTGCTACCGATCGAAACGGTGCTTGGACTCGATGACGGGGACCAAACGGTGGAAAAGGAAGGCATCTTTGACGGGCTGGAAATCGACCTCGTCACGCATGACGTGGCCAAGTTCTTTGGTCTGATGCTACGCCGAAACGGCTACGTGCTCGAGCAGATCTTTTCCCCATTGGTGGTGTTTGCGACCGATGAATTTGAAGAGCTGAAGTCAATCGCGGCTGGTTGCATCACCAAGCATCACGCTCATCATTACCTCGGCTTCGCCGCGACCCAGTGGAAGCTGTTCGCTAAAGAATCGCCACCGCGAGTCAAGCCGCTGCTGTACGTTTATCGCGTGCTGCTGACTGGGATCCACCTGATGCGCACGGGCGAAGTCGAAGCCAACCTCGTCCGACTTAACGAAACGAGCAAGCTTTCCTTCCTCGATGACCTGATTGCCCAAAAGCAGACAGGCCCCGAAAAGGGAACCCTGACCGCCGCTGATCTCGACTTTCACACACAGCATTACGAACGACTAACCGCTGAATTGGAAGCCGCTCACAATGATTGCAGTCTCCCGGATCAGCCCTCGGCAAGACCGGCGCTGAACGATTTACTGGTTCGGTTGCGGCTTCAGACTATCAGCTAG
- a CDS encoding tetratricopeptide repeat protein: MRINFSESRRFRAGAILSTLALSVGCGSISKNRESDFLKPLASSNPSEFKRDSLPSERSLCIETAKTVAGKGHAAEAIQLYDRAEQLDPTAAPLDAKLAPLYADVGKSDAAIERYKRSVQLSPKDCELANNFAWTLMEAGRFDQAITEANRGLQIEPNHVRLRSTLAMIHYRQGDLAGALRHFEQAYGLTAAHHNLAILEIDAGNHDSAKMHLQLAKQSTEPNTQTELLALAFDSQTSTR, translated from the coding sequence ATGCGAATCAATTTCAGCGAGAGCCGCCGGTTCCGTGCAGGCGCCATACTCTCGACACTCGCACTATCGGTCGGTTGCGGCAGCATCAGTAAAAATCGAGAGTCAGACTTCTTGAAACCGCTTGCGTCCTCAAATCCGTCTGAATTCAAACGAGATTCGCTCCCCAGTGAGCGCTCTCTATGCATCGAAACCGCCAAGACGGTCGCCGGAAAAGGACACGCCGCTGAAGCCATCCAGCTCTATGACCGTGCCGAACAGCTCGACCCAACGGCCGCACCGCTCGATGCCAAACTCGCGCCGCTATACGCCGATGTCGGCAAGTCAGACGCCGCAATCGAGCGATACAAACGTAGCGTTCAGCTCTCACCCAAGGATTGCGAACTGGCGAACAACTTCGCCTGGACCTTGATGGAAGCGGGACGCTTTGATCAAGCGATCACCGAAGCCAACCGAGGACTGCAAATCGAGCCCAATCATGTTCGCCTACGCTCCACGCTTGCCATGATTCACTATCGACAAGGCGACCTTGCAGGTGCGTTGCGGCACTTTGAACAAGCCTACGGATTGACCGCAGCCCATCACAACCTCGCGATCCTCGAAATCGATGCCGGCAATCACGACTCTGCCAAGATGCATCTTCAACTTGCAAAGCAATCGACCGAACCCAACACGCAAACCGAATTACTGGCCTTAGCATTCGACTCTCAGACATCGACTCGGTAG
- a CDS encoding type II and III secretion system protein family protein, with the protein MNPLSAIPLISPLGRVVVTLLVGWIAMPAPRSFAQDRGPVRLPETNLQVSGPEPRRSALANPRDERATPWQPIPDVGPSRIQSGLPAELILPPPSDAAKQRASRFVESEIDPEIPLSLVLGRPKILRLADTPARIYVPDEDTIRTEIIDQESGRELAVTGIRPGTTTLMLWFQDSDAPSGQSVVSYLVRVYEDPILAKPVGDLESELNEKFPNSFVELDEIADRLIVRGQAPDAIEMSQILQILAGARGVRAGLTRPANPVTVAAAYDFVGAVDALSSEETAAERRRNLDPVALAQAGIINQMKIVGEQQVMLKVTVAEVNRSAARSIGLNFGVDNDNGLTVFQSLTGNLASTQNQSSANILASLDMGQVRLAIEALRRMNLSRTLAEPNLVAMNGQPADFQAGGQFPIPIISSGGTGGNNLQGVSFVPFGVQLQFTPFIQDRDVIRLQMNAEVSTRDESLGTSIGGGGGGTQVSGLNSRNFSTTVQLRSGQTIAVAGLLQTNYGASTDRVPFWGDLPIIGATGGVNRSSSGEQELVILVTPHLVAPVDACSAPALPGSDVHEPTDIEFFIANRLESRRSKDYRSSVRTDYARQKRAEHCCPELFMIGEVGPTDRCCPRPAPVPHTAIRSNEQPIPPATFTESMEPFHITEPNNADGLSLRQMIQRGSHVQ; encoded by the coding sequence ATGAACCCTCTGTCGGCAATTCCGCTGATTTCGCCGCTTGGCCGCGTTGTGGTAACGCTGCTTGTGGGGTGGATCGCGATGCCAGCACCCCGATCGTTTGCCCAAGATCGGGGGCCGGTCCGATTGCCGGAAACCAACCTGCAAGTCAGCGGTCCCGAGCCAAGGCGTTCGGCGTTAGCGAACCCTCGCGACGAACGCGCTACTCCGTGGCAACCAATCCCGGATGTTGGACCTTCACGGATTCAATCCGGATTGCCGGCGGAGTTGATCCTGCCGCCGCCCAGTGACGCTGCCAAGCAACGAGCGAGTCGCTTCGTTGAATCGGAAATCGATCCCGAGATCCCACTTTCGCTGGTCCTCGGTCGTCCGAAAATTCTGCGACTGGCTGATACTCCAGCACGAATTTATGTCCCCGATGAGGACACGATTCGCACCGAAATCATTGACCAAGAAAGTGGACGTGAATTGGCCGTCACAGGGATTCGGCCAGGGACGACGACACTGATGTTGTGGTTCCAAGACAGCGATGCGCCGAGCGGGCAAAGCGTCGTCAGCTACTTGGTGCGGGTGTACGAAGATCCCATTCTGGCCAAACCGGTTGGGGACCTCGAATCGGAACTGAACGAGAAGTTTCCCAATAGCTTTGTCGAACTCGATGAGATCGCGGATCGATTGATTGTTCGAGGGCAAGCACCGGACGCGATTGAGATGTCGCAAATCTTGCAAATTCTCGCAGGTGCCCGTGGGGTTCGAGCAGGTTTGACCAGGCCGGCAAATCCGGTCACGGTTGCGGCGGCCTATGACTTCGTCGGTGCGGTAGATGCACTTTCCAGCGAGGAAACCGCCGCGGAGCGACGCCGAAACCTGGATCCAGTTGCACTGGCTCAGGCGGGGATCATCAACCAAATGAAAATCGTCGGCGAGCAACAGGTGATGTTGAAAGTCACCGTTGCGGAAGTCAATCGAAGTGCCGCACGCAGCATTGGGTTGAACTTTGGCGTCGACAATGACAATGGACTGACGGTTTTTCAATCGTTGACCGGCAACCTGGCCAGCACTCAAAACCAATCAAGCGCAAACATCCTTGCTTCGTTGGACATGGGCCAGGTCCGCTTGGCCATTGAAGCACTTCGGCGAATGAATCTTTCTCGAACGTTGGCGGAGCCAAACTTGGTCGCGATGAATGGCCAGCCCGCTGATTTCCAAGCCGGCGGTCAGTTCCCCATCCCGATCATCAGCAGTGGTGGCACCGGGGGGAACAACCTCCAGGGCGTCTCGTTCGTTCCCTTCGGTGTACAACTTCAATTCACGCCTTTCATTCAAGACCGCGACGTGATTCGATTACAAATGAACGCGGAAGTCAGCACACGCGATGAGTCCTTGGGGACAAGCATCGGTGGCGGAGGAGGCGGGACTCAGGTCTCGGGGCTGAACAGTCGAAACTTTTCCACGACCGTGCAGCTTCGCAGCGGCCAAACGATTGCCGTCGCTGGATTGTTGCAAACCAATTATGGAGCCAGCACGGATCGCGTTCCGTTCTGGGGCGACTTGCCGATCATCGGTGCCACCGGCGGAGTAAACCGCAGCAGCAGCGGTGAACAAGAACTTGTCATCCTGGTCACACCGCACTTGGTCGCCCCCGTTGACGCATGCTCTGCTCCCGCATTGCCCGGCAGTGATGTCCACGAACCCACCGACATTGAATTCTTCATTGCCAATCGTTTGGAAAGTCGTCGCTCGAAGGACTATCGCTCCTCCGTACGTACGGATTATGCCCGACAAAAGCGAGCTGAACACTGTTGCCCCGAGCTATTCATGATTGGCGAAGTCGGCCCGACCGATCGTTGCTGTCCGCGACCAGCACCGGTGCCGCACACAGCAATTCGCTCTAATGAGCAACCGATACCACCAGCCACATTCACCGAGTCGATGGAACCCTTTCACATCACCGAGCCCAACAATGCGGACGGTCTATCACTTCGCCAAATGATTCAGCGAGGTTCCCATGTTCAATAA
- a CDS encoding Fur family transcriptional regulator — protein MTKNDESLDLVKQAIRDAGLRATPARIATLQLLRTSTSPLTHAVVAEHLSATGVDKATAFRSLNDMVEAGLLRKTEVGDHVWRFEVISGENGHDDGHPHFLCVDCGSVSCLDDVKLTAGSQRVSEKVGEVTEILLRGHCNNCR, from the coding sequence ATGACCAAGAACGACGAATCGCTTGACCTGGTCAAGCAAGCGATTCGCGACGCGGGGCTGAGAGCCACGCCGGCGCGAATTGCCACCTTGCAATTGCTCCGAACATCCACGTCGCCGCTCACCCATGCGGTGGTTGCCGAGCATCTTTCTGCCACCGGTGTCGACAAAGCGACTGCGTTTCGCAGCCTGAACGATATGGTCGAAGCTGGACTGCTGCGTAAAACCGAAGTCGGCGATCACGTCTGGCGGTTCGAAGTCATCTCAGGTGAGAATGGGCATGACGACGGGCACCCGCATTTCCTCTGTGTCGATTGCGGCTCGGTCTCCTGCCTAGATGACGTCAAGCTGACCGCCGGCAGCCAGCGGGTCAGCGAGAAGGTGGGGGAGGTCACAGAAATACTGCTTCGCGGCCATTGCAACAATTGCCGGTAG